The following coding sequences lie in one Colias croceus chromosome 1, ilColCroc2.1 genomic window:
- the LOC123696805 gene encoding nucleoporin Nup43, whose translation MSLEVDGTFVSQKINKIRWIPEEYVETKHFFTGSWDDDENYIKVWLLEHINEDDDGEDPRQISEYKVAGDVTEIKFLDKNKIAVSISNGEVRILEISAYERQAPLKEVFEWKQLHKIEHDPCSCTSLDTFEGDIASVGEDGKVNILNGRRGDITSTLYHSADSCSLHSVCFIKSNEVITGNIRGHMKIWDIRSDNQKPAASFVLSTDELAATCIVQHPTQPHIVLAGSESGFIAVWDLRINQFPTTLVNAHSAGVTEMQFHPENPYRLLTSSVSGDIWDWDMELLTKKTPDSYLPIDEKTTMNVNSIITLRKSVNTIHCDKGRILCGCDNEALYLIKNFKF comes from the exons ATGTCACTAGAAGTTGACGGAACTTTTGTATCACaaaagattaataaaatacgatGGATTCCCGAAGAATACGTAGAAACAAAACACTTTTTTACCGGCAGTTGGGACGatgatgaaaattatataaaagtatgGTTACTTGAACATATAAATGAAGATGACGATGGGGAAGACCCTCGCCAAATATCTGAGTATAAGGTCGCGGGTGATGTCACGGAAATTAAGTTTTTAGACAAGAATAAAATTGCTGTTTCTATATCGAATGGTGAGGTTAGAATTCTTGAAATAAGCGCGTACGAACGACAGGCTCCGTTAAAAGAAGTGTTTGAATGGAAACAATTGCACAAAATAGa GCATGATCCATGTTCGTGCACCTCACTAGATACATTTGAAGGAGATATAGCTTCTGTCGGTGAAGATGGGAAAGTAAATATACTGAATGGCAGACGGGGAGACATTACAAGCACTTTGTATCACAGTGCAGATAGCTGTTCCCTGCATTCAGTGTGCTTTATCAAGTCTAATGAG gtGATAACAGGAAACATCAGAGGTCACATGAAGATATGGGACATAAGATCAGATAACCAAAAGCCAGCTGCATCGTTTGTGCTCTCAACAGACGAGCTAGCAGCCACATGTATTGTCCAACATCCAACGCAGCCACACATTGTACTCGCTGGAAGTGAATCAGGGTTTATCGCAGTATGGGACCTCCGTATAAACCAATTTCCCACCACTCTAGTCAACGCCCACTCAGCAGGTGTTACCGAAATGCAGTTCCATCCAGAAAATCCTTATAGATTACTCACAAGCTCAGTATCCGGTGATATTTGGGATTGGGATATGGAACtactaactaaaaaaacacCAGACAGCTATTTACCAATAGATGAAAAAACAACCATGAATGTAAATAGTATTATAACTTTGCGTAAGTCGGTGAATACAATACATTGCGATAAAGGACGGATATTGTGTGGCTGTGATAATGAAGCCCTCTATCTGATTAagaattttaagttttaa